A genomic window from Populus alba chromosome 19, ASM523922v2, whole genome shotgun sequence includes:
- the LOC118051963 gene encoding disease resistance protein RUN1-like isoform X1, with protein sequence MAEPESSRSIPEGDYDVFLSFRGEDTRKTFTGHLYAALDDAGIRTFLDDNELPRGEEISEHLLKAIRESKISIVVFSKGYASSRWCLNELVEILKCKRKKTGQIVLPIFYDIDPSDVRKQTGSFAEAFDKHEECFEEKLVKEWRKALEDAGNLSGWNLNDMANGHEAKSIKGIIKDVVNKLEPKYLYVPEHLVGMDLAHDIYDFLSTATDDVRIVGIHGMSGIGKTTLAKVVFNQLCNGFEGSCFLSDINETSKQFNGLAGLQKQLLRDILKQDVANFDCVDRGKVLIKERIRRKRVLVVADDVAHPEQLNALMGERSWFGPGSRVTITTRDSNLLREADQTYQIEELKPDESLQLFSIHAFKDFKPAEDYIELSKKAIGYCGGLPLALEVIGTLLYRKEKDRWVSEIDNLSIIPNQDIQGKLLISYHALDGEQRRAFLDIACFFVGIEKEYVAKVLGARCRLNPEVVLETLRERSLIQFHRCIIKDERQLFGRTVTMHDLLREMGREVVCKESLKQPGKRTRIWNKDDAWTVLEQHKGTNVVEGLALDVRASEAKSLSAGSLAEMKCLNLLQINGVHLTGSFKLLSKELMWICWHECPLKYLPSDFTLDNLVVLDMQYSNLKELWKGKKDLNKLKILNLSHSQNLVKTPHLHSSSLEKLILKGCSSLVEVHQSIGNLTSLVFLNLEGCWRLKNLPESIGNVKFLETLNISRCSQLEKLPERMDDMESLTELLADGIENEQFLSSIGQLKHVRTLSLCGDTSTPPSSSLISAGVLNWKRWPLTSFIEWILVKCLELPHGGLSDRAAKCVDLSGLSTLEFLDLTRNKLCSVPSRIGFLPKLEILAVSDCDNLVSIPDLPSSLYSLDASHCKSLERVRIPIQLKELHIYLYGSHSLEEIQGIEGLSNSICSLEVDISKYSPIKLQKSVVEAMCSGTGHGYRINRIGGEMPDWMSYRGEGCSLSFHIPPIFQGLALWFVYRPIETDFQFKNFFNSTDIIIIIRNKSNGIQLFECKRTAETGGLIRYISISEMAMEDYCADDELELYISSEPREYGLRYGHSFKPVHIKECGVHVIAGKLDSFEESEVGRDIVMPSPPPYHLLPHPTCGSITASTPKQWSDYLFPKLHKYSLDVLRLHGKNTYFI encoded by the exons ATGGCAGAGCCAGAGTCTTCTCGTTCTATACCAGAAGGGGACTATGATGTCTTCTTGAGCTTTAGAGGAGAAGATACTCGCAAGACGTTTACTGGTCATCTATATGCTGCCTTAGATGATGCAGGAATCCGCACTTTTCTAGATGATAATGAACTTCCTAGAGGAGAAGAAATCTCCGAGCATCTTCTCAAGGCAATTCGAGAATCAAAGATATCCATAGTTGTCTTCTCAAAAGGATATGCTTCTTCTAGATGGTGTCTCAATGAACTTGTAGAGATTCTAAAgtgcaaaaggaagaaaaccgGTCAGATTGTTCTTCCTATATTCTATGACATTGATCCTTCAGATGTGAGAAAACAGACTGGCAGTTTTGCAGAGGCATTTGATAAGCATGAAGAGTGTTTTGAAGAGAAGTTGGTGAAGGAGTGGAGAAAAGCTCTTGAGGATGCCGGAAACCTATCTGGATGGAATCTCAATGATATGGCAAATGG GCATGAAGCAAAATCTATCAAAGGGATTATCAAGGATGTGGTGAATAAATTAGAACCCAAGTACTTATATGTTCCTGAGCACCTGGTAGGTATGGATCTTGCTCACGATATTTATGACTTTCTAAGTACTGCAACAGATGATGTACGCATTGTGGGCATACATGGGATGTCAGGAATAGGAAAGACGACTCTAgcaaaagttgtatttaatcaACTCTGCAATGGATTCGAGGGAAGCTGTTTTCTTTCGGATATCAatgaaacatcaaaacaattcaatggTCTGGCTGGTTTACAAAAGCAACTTCTTCgtgatattttaaaacaagatgTTGCAAACTTCGATTGTGTCGATAGAGGAAAGGTTCTGATCAAAGAGCGAATTCGTCGcaaaagagttcttgttgttgctgatgATGTGGCTCATCCGGAACAGCTGAATGCATTGATGGGAGAGCGAAGTTGGTTTGGTCCCGGAAGTAGAGTAACTATTACAACAAGAGATTCAAATCTTCTTCGTGAAGCAGATCAAACATATCAGATCGAAGAATTGAAACCAGACGAGTCCCTTCAGCTTTTCAGCATCCATGCCTTTAAGGACTTCAAGCCAGCAGAAGATTATATTGAGCTTTCGAAGAAAGCCATTGGTTACTGTGGAGGACTTCCTTTAGCTCTTGAGGTTATAGGAACTCTTCTGTACCGGAAAGAAAAAGATAGATGGGTAAGTGAAATTGACAACTTGAGCATAATTCCAAACCAAGATATTCAAGGAAAGCTTCTAATAAGTTATCACGCACTTGATGGTGAACAACGAAGAGCATTCCTTGATATTGCATGCTTCTTTGTTGgtatagagaaagaatacgTCGCAAAAGTGCTAGGAGCCCGTTGCCGTCTCAATCCAGAAGTTGTTTTGGAAACTCTCCGTGAAAGGTCTCTGATTCAATTTCATAGGTGTATAATTAAAGATGAAAGGCAGTTATTTGGAAGGACGGTAACCATGCATGATCTATTACGAGAGATGGGAAGGGAGGTTGTTTGTAAAGAGTCTCTAAAACAACCTGGAAAGAGGACCAGAATTTGGAATAAAGACGATGCATGGACTGTACTTGAGCAGCACAAG ggtacGAATGTTGTAGAGGGTCTTGCATTGGATGTCAGAGCATCAGAAGCTAAATCACTTAGCGCAGGATCATTAGCAGAAATGAAATGCTTAAATTTACTCCAAATCAATGGAGTACATCTCACCGGATCCTTCAAACTGCTTTCTAAAGAGTTGATGTGGATTTGTTGGCATGAATGTCCTTTGAAATATTTGCCATCTGATTTTACCTTGGACAATCTAGTTGTTCTTGATATGCAGTACAGTAATCTCAAAGAACTATGGAAGGGAAAAAAG GATCTCAACAAGCTGAAAATCCTTAATCTCAGTCATTCTCAGAACCTTGTTAAAACACCACACTTGCACAGTTCAAGTCTAGAGAAATTAATTCTGAAAGGTTGCTCGAGTTTAGTTGAGGTGCATCAATCAATTGGAAATTTGACGAGCCTTGTTTTCTTGAATCTAGAGGGATGTTGGAGGCTGAAGAATCTCCCTGAAAGCATTGGTAATGTAAAGTTTCTTGAAACTTTGAATATTTCCAGGTGTTCACAACTTGAGAAATTGCCAGAACGCATGGATGATATGGAATCCCTAACTGAGCTGCTAGCCGATGGGATTGAAAATGAGCAGTTTCTCTCTTCAATTGGACAATTAAAGCATGTCAGAACATTATCATTGTGTGGAGACACTTCGACTCCACCAAGTTCTTCTTTGATTTCAGCAGGTGTTTTGAATTGGAAACGTTGGCCGCTAACATCTTTCATTGAATGGATATTAGTGAAATGTCTTGAGCTTCCTCATGGTGGTTTGTCTGATCGCGCAGCTAAGTGTGTTGATCTCAGTGGTTTGTCCACTCTAGAATTTTTGGATCTAACAAGAAACAAACTCTGTAGTGTGCCTTCTCGGATCGGCTTCCTTCCCAAGCTAGAGATCTTAGCAGTCAGTGATTGCGACAATCTTGTATCAATCCCAGATCTTCCCTCAAGTTTATACAGTTTGGATGCATCTCATTGCAAATCATTGGAAAGAGTAAGAATACCAATCCAGTTAAAAGAACTACATATATATCTATATGGAAGTCATTCGTTAGAAGAGATTCAGGGCATCGAAGGTCTAAGTAATAGTATCTGCAGTTTAGAAGTTGATATCAGCAAGTATTCACCAATTAAATTACAGAAGAGTGTTGTTGAG GCAATGTGCAGTGGTACTGGTCACGGGTATCGTATTAACCGCATTGGTGGTGAGATGCCAGATTGGATGAGCTACAGGGGAGAAGGATGCTCATTGTCATTCCATATACCTCCAATCTTCCAAGGCTTAGCTCTTTGGTTTGTCTATCGACCAATTGAGAcggattttcaatttaaaaatttcttcAACAGTActgacattattattattataagaaataaaagcaaCGGTATTCAATTGTTTGAATGTAAACGAACAGCAGAAACTGGGGGATTGATAAGATACATAAGTATAAGTGAAATGGCAATGGAAGATTACTGTGCAGATGATGAATTGGAACTATACATTTCTTCAGAGCCAAGAGAGTATGGACTGCGCTACGGTCATTCATTCAAACCCGTACACATTAAAGAATGTGGGGTCCATGTGATCGCAGGAAAGTTAGATTCATTTGAAGAGTCGGAAGTGGGAAGAGATATAGTGATGCCATCACCACCTCCATATCATCTGCTTCCTCATCCCACTTGTGGTTCAATTACAGCGTCTACACCTAAGCAATGGAGTGACTATTTATTTCCGAAGCTGCATAAATATAGCCTCGATGTTTTAAGGCTTCATGGTAAGAACACATATttcatttag
- the LOC118051967 gene encoding oxysterol-binding protein-related protein 1C, which translates to MDAMKYFQLPCMAPSLSEVSLLQNSQVDCYTKGSASGSDDDHDRHDAAEEETDDDDEFLDTQDFLSSSSFKSAESEFQKTPYDSDEDEGPLDIEDGMDSCIKFVGSNYPCVMRRKKLPDPVEKEKGVSLWSMIKDDIGKDLTRVCLPVYFNEPISSLQKCFEDLEYSFLLDRANEFDKMGNSLMRALNVAAFAVSGYASTDGRHCKPFNPLLGETYEAALSLRRLVITQWLLPAIVRVEAGDFGVKVI; encoded by the exons ATGGATGCTATGAAATACTTTCAGCTGCCTTGCATGGCGCCTT CCTTGTCTGAAGTTTCTCTGCTTCAAAACTCCCAAGTTGATTGCTATACTA AGGGAAGTGCAAGTGGCTCCGATGATGATCATGACAGACATGATGCTGCAGAGGAGGAAacagatgatgatgatgaattccTTGATACTCAAGATTTTCTTTCATCAAGTTCGTTTAAAAGTGCTGAATCTGAATTTCAGAAAACACCATATGATTCTGATGAAGACGAAGGCCCGCTTGATATTGAAGATGGCATGGATTCCTGTATCAAATTTGTTGGATCTAACTACCCTTGTGTTATGAGGCGAAAGAAATTGCCTGACCCAGTTGAGAAGGAGAAGGGGGTCAGTCTTTGGTCAATGATTAAAGATGATATCGGGAAGGATCTTACTAGAGTTTGTCTTCCAGTTTATTTCAATGAGCCCATCTCTTCTTTACAGAAATGTTTTGAGGATTTGGAATACTCGTTCCTTCTAGATCGAGCCAATGAATTTGATAAAATG GGTAATAGCCTTATGAGAGCACTCAATGTGGCAGCGTTTGCAGTATCAGGATATGCCTCTACTGATGGAAGACATTGCAAGCCATTCAATCCATTACTAGGGGAAACATATGAGGCCGCTTTATCTCTGAGAAG GTTAGTCATCACCCAATGGTTGTTGCCTGCCATTGTGAGGGTCGAGGCTGGAGATTTTGGGGTGAAAgtgatttaa